From Candidatus Pedobacter colombiensis, one genomic window encodes:
- a CDS encoding response regulator codes for MYFIISIIALLVVIALYTSGLSITTLSLLSLVLGTIGVVTVITISQSLIKDLNAITKGADLIRKGSFQSKVQVHSRDEIGTLAMAFNDMTNTLEQKIAELKLTEDNLIKERERAEHFEKAKKHFLVNMSHEIRTPMNAILGFARYLQESLTGKDEQESIRMIVKSGEHLLATLNDILDFSNIETGAVSFMRLPFNLRDTIATIYQLMESNAKLKKIGLSYSIDNSIPDSIIYGDSVRLTQILLSLTSNALKFTEFGHVSIAAKAVSNDEDDQIAIEFSVKDTGIGIPLEKQEKIFELFEQGTNHMTRKFGGTGIGLSIVKHLITLQQGEIYVRSILNEGSEFCFKLSFFKTNICDDDWDEHHKNELALKPDLESRKRIKVLIVEDNAINQLLVIKLLQKHGYETTVAENGKVALRKYTTADFDIILMDLQMPEMDGYETTIHIRDLKSYKKDVPIVAMTAHTIKGEMEKCLSIGMNDYISKPFHANELYEKITGLVKQVTPTLVQ; via the coding sequence CTTCCGGACTTTCTATTACAACTCTGTCGTTGCTCTCATTGGTTTTAGGGACAATTGGGGTAGTTACTGTAATCACCATCAGTCAAAGCCTGATTAAGGATCTGAATGCCATCACTAAAGGAGCCGATCTGATTAGAAAAGGAAGTTTTCAAAGCAAAGTTCAAGTTCATTCCAGAGATGAAATAGGTACTTTGGCAATGGCTTTTAATGACATGACCAATACGTTGGAACAAAAGATTGCAGAACTTAAACTTACAGAAGATAACCTGATTAAAGAGAGAGAAAGAGCCGAACATTTCGAAAAGGCAAAAAAACACTTCCTTGTAAATATGAGCCACGAAATCAGGACCCCTATGAATGCCATATTGGGCTTTGCCAGATATTTACAGGAGTCGTTGACAGGAAAAGACGAGCAGGAGTCTATCAGGATGATTGTGAAATCGGGGGAACACTTATTGGCAACATTAAATGATATTCTAGACTTTTCCAATATAGAGACGGGTGCAGTTAGTTTTATGAGGCTACCATTTAATTTAAGGGATACTATAGCAACGATCTATCAGCTGATGGAGTCGAATGCTAAACTTAAAAAAATAGGGTTAAGCTACAGTATAGATAATAGTATACCTGATTCCATTATATATGGGGATTCAGTTAGGCTTACTCAGATTCTGTTAAGTCTAACTTCCAATGCGTTAAAATTTACAGAATTTGGGCATGTTTCCATAGCTGCAAAGGCAGTTTCGAATGATGAAGATGATCAAATTGCAATCGAGTTTAGTGTTAAAGATACAGGAATAGGGATCCCGTTAGAAAAGCAGGAAAAGATCTTTGAACTCTTTGAACAGGGAACAAACCATATGACGCGGAAATTTGGGGGAACAGGAATTGGTCTAAGCATTGTAAAACATTTAATTACATTGCAACAAGGCGAAATTTATGTACGCAGCATCCTTAACGAGGGGTCAGAATTTTGTTTTAAGTTATCTTTTTTTAAAACTAATATCTGTGATGATGATTGGGATGAACACCATAAGAATGAATTGGCTTTAAAACCTGATTTGGAGTCAAGAAAGCGAATAAAAGTGTTGATTGTTGAGGACAATGCCATAAATCAGCTATTGGTTATTAAACTATTGCAGAAGCATGGCTATGAAACTACCGTAGCTGAGAATGGTAAAGTCGCGTTGAGGAAGTATACTACTGCTGATTTTGATATTATTCTGATGGATTTGCAGATGCCCGAAATGGATGGATATGAAACCACTATTCATATCCGTGATCTGAAATCCTATAAAAAAGATGTACCCATCGTGGCCATGACAGCCCATACCATTAAAGGTGAAATGGAAAAGTGTCTTTCTATTGGCATGAATGATTATATCTCAAAACCATTTCATGCCAATGAATTATACGAAAAGATTACAGGCCTGGTTAAGCAAGTAACTCCAACACTTGTGCAGTAG
- the bcp gene encoding thioredoxin-dependent thiol peroxidase encodes MSELKEGQKAPAISAKDQNGNTVSLDQFIGKTVVLYFYPKDDTPGCTAEACDFRDNYQGLTAKGIVVLGVSVDDEKSHQKFVTKHSLPFTLLADTDKKIVTDYGVWGEKNMYGKKYMGTNRTTFVIDENGMIAHIIKKVDTKNSTAQVLELLA; translated from the coding sequence ATGAGCGAATTAAAAGAAGGCCAAAAGGCACCTGCTATTTCTGCAAAAGACCAGAATGGGAATACTGTATCACTTGATCAGTTTATAGGAAAAACGGTTGTCCTTTATTTTTATCCTAAAGATGATACTCCCGGCTGTACCGCTGAGGCTTGTGACTTTAGAGACAACTATCAGGGATTAACCGCTAAGGGTATTGTTGTTTTAGGAGTAAGTGTAGACGATGAAAAATCTCATCAGAAATTTGTAACCAAACATAGTTTACCATTTACACTGCTGGCGGATACTGACAAAAAGATTGTAACAGATTATGGCGTTTGGGGTGAAAAGAATATGTATGGCAAGAAATACATGGGAACAAACCGAACAACTTTTGTGATTGATGAAAATGGCATGATTGCACATATTATCAAGAAGGTTGATACTAAAAATTCTACTGCACAAGTGTTGGAGTTACTTGCTTAA
- a CDS encoding M23 family metallopeptidase, with protein MIKKNILLAVAVIFSLNTYSQQIFSNNKYPLVDFRSPLDITPPALAGSFGELRANHFHSGMDYRTNQREGYPVYAIADGYISRLRVQNSGFGLAIYLNHPNGYTSVYGHLQRFGPKIAQQVKAIQYQKKSYEIDEFPNAQFIPVRKGDIIAYTGNTGSSGGPHLHFEIRDTKTEATINPLLFGLEIPDNIPPVIHAMYVYRLNKKPFNEFTPKQYFQVMGANGTYHLNKVNTINLSGEVGFGVVTTDKHNGASGTNGVYSIELELDGQTIYTSALEKFSFENSKAINSHIDYPTYLTTKKSIQKSFVDPGNPLKIYYNLVNNGKLEFTDGKLHQLKYIIADGKGNKSVLAFNVQADSKAVINIPEEIPGILNFAYNNVNEFSNAEVKVVIPKGSLYNDLNFIYKKSPRTAGNAYSAVHQIHNNLTPLHTGFELWIKADSALNKYKEKALIVNTDRSSQGGYFENGFVKATPRNFGSFFIAIDTVPPTITPINIADGKSMAGMGKMSFKIRDNLSGIKNFNGYIDGKWVLMEFDAKTATLWHTFDERTGPGKHTLEIIVSDMKDNNKNYSITFYK; from the coding sequence ATGATTAAAAAAAATATCCTTCTGGCTGTTGCAGTTATATTTTCACTAAATACTTATAGCCAACAAATATTTAGCAATAACAAATACCCTTTGGTAGACTTTAGATCGCCCTTAGATATTACCCCGCCAGCCTTAGCGGGCTCGTTTGGCGAGCTTCGTGCCAATCACTTTCATTCAGGAATGGACTACCGTACCAATCAGCGCGAAGGTTATCCTGTTTATGCAATTGCTGACGGCTACATTTCGCGCTTGCGTGTTCAAAACAGCGGCTTTGGATTAGCAATATACCTGAATCATCCTAATGGTTATACTTCTGTATATGGGCACTTACAACGATTTGGACCTAAAATAGCACAACAGGTTAAAGCTATTCAATACCAGAAAAAATCTTATGAGATTGATGAATTTCCTAATGCACAATTTATTCCTGTACGCAAAGGTGATATTATTGCTTATACCGGAAATACAGGTAGCTCAGGTGGGCCACACCTACATTTTGAGATCAGAGATACCAAAACCGAAGCGACAATCAATCCATTATTGTTTGGCCTTGAAATTCCCGACAACATCCCCCCTGTTATCCATGCTATGTATGTATACCGTTTAAACAAAAAACCATTTAATGAGTTTACCCCAAAACAGTACTTTCAGGTTATGGGAGCTAATGGAACTTATCATCTAAATAAGGTAAACACTATTAATCTGAGTGGTGAAGTAGGTTTTGGTGTAGTCACTACGGATAAACACAATGGTGCATCTGGTACCAATGGTGTTTATTCTATAGAACTGGAGCTAGATGGTCAAACCATTTATACCTCTGCATTAGAAAAATTTTCTTTTGAAAACAGTAAGGCCATCAACTCGCATATTGATTATCCTACTTATCTCACTACTAAGAAAAGTATCCAAAAGAGCTTTGTTGATCCGGGTAATCCATTAAAAATTTATTATAATTTGGTGAATAATGGAAAGCTGGAATTTACTGATGGAAAATTGCACCAGTTAAAGTACATTATTGCCGACGGTAAGGGCAACAAAAGTGTCCTGGCCTTTAATGTACAAGCTGACTCAAAAGCAGTTATCAATATTCCAGAGGAAATACCAGGGATTTTGAACTTTGCTTACAACAATGTAAATGAATTTAGCAATGCCGAAGTAAAGGTTGTGATCCCAAAAGGAAGCTTATACAATGATTTGAACTTTATTTATAAAAAATCTCCCAGGACTGCTGGTAATGCCTACTCTGCCGTACACCAAATCCATAATAACCTTACACCATTGCATACAGGTTTTGAACTTTGGATAAAAGCCGATAGCGCCTTAAATAAATACAAAGAAAAGGCACTTATTGTAAATACTGATCGATCATCGCAGGGTGGATATTTTGAAAATGGTTTTGTAAAAGCTACCCCCCGAAATTTTGGCAGCTTTTTTATTGCCATAGATACAGTTCCACCTACCATTACTCCTATTAATATTGCTGATGGCAAGAGCATGGCTGGAATGGGTAAAATGTCTTTTAAAATTAGAGATAACCTTTCGGGTATCAAAAATTTTAATGGGTACATTGATGGCAAATGGGTTTTAATGGAATTTGATGCTAAAACAGCCACTTTATGGCACACTTTTGATGAACGCACTGGTCCTGGAAAACATACGCTGGAAATCATTGTTTCTGACATGAAAGACAACAACAAGAACTATTCAATTACTTTTTACAAATAG
- a CDS encoding fumarylacetoacetate hydrolase family protein produces MKIIAIGRNYAEHAKELNNPIPDSPVIFLKPDTALLKDNKPFYIPDFSSDIHYELEVVLKISKEGKHISEKFAHKYYEEVGLGIDFTARDIQTAHKAKGLPWELAKAFDHSAAVSSFIPKTGIENIYDLPFELKINNSSRQNGNTKHMIFSFEKIIAFVSRYITLKKGDLIFTGTPEGVGQVHQGDKLEAWLEEKQLLSFDIK; encoded by the coding sequence ATGAAGATAATTGCCATAGGACGCAACTATGCCGAACACGCTAAAGAATTAAATAATCCCATTCCCGATAGCCCGGTTATATTTTTAAAACCGGATACCGCTTTGCTAAAAGACAACAAGCCCTTTTATATTCCGGATTTCTCATCAGATATTCATTATGAGCTTGAAGTTGTGCTAAAAATAAGTAAGGAGGGTAAACACATATCAGAAAAATTCGCACACAAATATTATGAAGAAGTCGGTTTAGGTATAGATTTTACAGCGCGTGACATTCAAACGGCTCATAAGGCAAAAGGATTGCCCTGGGAACTCGCGAAAGCCTTTGACCATTCTGCAGCAGTCAGTAGCTTCATTCCTAAAACCGGAATTGAAAATATCTACGACCTTCCTTTCGAATTAAAGATCAACAATAGTAGCAGACAGAACGGAAATACAAAACATATGATATTTTCGTTTGAAAAGATTATTGCCTTTGTATCACGTTACATCACCTTAAAAAAAGGCGACCTTATTTTTACGGGTACCCCCGAAGGTGTGGGACAGGTTCATCAGGGTGATAAGCTGGAAGCCTGGTTAGAGGAAAAACAGCTACTTAGTTTTGACATAAAATAA
- a CDS encoding T9SS type A sorting domain-containing protein, which produces MKIQRKIVRLLNISCILCLSVLCSVSVFGQRSDSSSVGIRAKKINKTPQIKANVPTYKPKYNLGYVQYNDLIAGNKSLNNPKQEKILTVLKVYPNPVDDQINLILRLDRESNLSVKIMDLLGNEIVTLSNERVPAGEQTKTYTIPNRLNSGIYFLKIMSGTETIVKRISVL; this is translated from the coding sequence ATGAAGATACAACGAAAAATTGTGCGGCTCTTGAACATTTCCTGCATATTATGCTTGAGTGTTTTGTGTAGCGTTAGTGTTTTCGGTCAAAGATCAGATAGTTCATCTGTTGGTATTCGTGCAAAAAAGATCAATAAAACACCCCAGATCAAAGCAAATGTTCCAACTTACAAACCAAAGTATAATTTGGGATATGTTCAATATAATGACCTGATTGCGGGTAACAAGAGCTTGAACAATCCTAAGCAAGAAAAAATCCTTACTGTTTTAAAAGTATACCCTAATCCTGTTGATGATCAAATTAATCTGATCCTGCGTTTGGATAGAGAGTCTAATCTTTCCGTTAAAATAATGGACTTACTGGGTAACGAGATCGTGACCCTCTCTAATGAGCGTGTGCCTGCTGGAGAACAAACAAAGACCTATACCATTCCCAACCGTTTAAATAGCGGTATATATTTTCTAAAAATAATGTCCGGCACTGAAACTATTGTAAAACGTATTTCCGTTTTATAA
- a CDS encoding KUP/HAK/KT family potassium transporter: MSSQKNFNALSAGGLLVSLGIVYGDIGTSPLYTLKAIFNSVVGGGQEVTTDLVLGALSCIIWTLTLQTTVKYVIITLRADNRGEGGIFSLYSLVRKNAKWLVIPAIVGGCALLADGVITPSITVTSAIEGLQLKFPTVSVIPIVLSIITGLFVIQQFGSNLVGKLFGPIMFLWFGALGLLGILFVVQDFSIFKALNPYYAINLLINNPMALLILGGVFLCTTGAEALYSDMGHCGRSNIRVSWVFVKTMLILNYLGQGVWILHHGNYDTGLNPFFEIVPAPYLLFMVALATVAAVIASQAMITGSFTLISEAVRLNLWPKVRINYPSNMKGQIYVPSINWILWAGCIAVVLIFKNSGAMEGAYGLAINLTFLSTTILIAAYMKRKKVPMYIIGIFLLIYVMIELTFLVGNMSKFLHGGWVTVMIGSALFTVMWSWYISRKIKNRFVKYVEIEDYYEIISELSEDISVPKYSSQLVYLTSANFKTEIESKIIYSIIQKEPKRADVYWLVHVDVVDEPFTREYKVEFLIPNKLIRIDFKLGFRVEQRVNLLYRRVIEELVKNGEVDITSQYTSLNKHKIAGDFRFVLLEKHLSKFSKLSLYERTIMDYYFILKRLSLSEERSFGLDSSYVDVEKVPLIFVTPDDIELTRLPV; encoded by the coding sequence GTGTCAAGTCAAAAGAATTTTAATGCGCTTTCTGCCGGCGGTTTATTAGTAAGTTTAGGCATTGTATACGGTGATATTGGTACTTCACCTCTTTATACCCTTAAGGCAATCTTTAATTCTGTAGTTGGAGGCGGGCAGGAGGTGACAACCGATCTTGTTCTTGGTGCACTTTCCTGTATTATCTGGACACTAACGCTGCAAACTACAGTCAAGTACGTAATTATTACACTAAGAGCCGATAATAGAGGTGAGGGTGGGATATTCTCTCTTTATTCTTTGGTGCGTAAAAATGCCAAATGGTTGGTTATACCCGCAATAGTAGGAGGTTGTGCCTTATTAGCAGATGGCGTCATCACTCCGAGTATTACTGTAACTTCGGCCATAGAGGGTTTGCAGTTAAAATTCCCTACCGTAAGTGTAATACCTATCGTATTGTCCATTATAACCGGATTGTTCGTGATACAGCAGTTCGGATCTAACCTTGTTGGTAAGCTATTTGGCCCTATCATGTTTCTATGGTTTGGAGCTTTAGGTTTGCTCGGAATATTATTTGTGGTACAGGATTTCAGTATATTTAAAGCTTTAAACCCATATTATGCAATTAATCTGCTGATCAATAATCCTATGGCATTGTTGATTTTGGGTGGCGTGTTTCTATGTACCACCGGGGCCGAGGCATTGTATTCTGATATGGGACATTGCGGACGTTCAAATATTCGTGTGAGCTGGGTTTTTGTTAAAACGATGTTGATCTTGAACTACCTGGGACAAGGTGTTTGGATCTTACATCATGGTAATTACGACACCGGTTTAAACCCTTTCTTTGAGATTGTTCCTGCTCCGTACCTGTTGTTTATGGTTGCTTTGGCAACGGTTGCCGCTGTAATCGCCAGTCAGGCAATGATTACAGGTTCTTTTACTCTGATCTCCGAAGCGGTGAGGTTAAATCTTTGGCCTAAAGTGCGGATCAATTATCCAAGTAACATGAAAGGACAAATCTATGTGCCATCTATAAACTGGATACTTTGGGCCGGCTGCATAGCTGTCGTTTTAATATTTAAAAATTCAGGAGCAATGGAGGGAGCCTATGGTTTGGCCATTAACCTTACATTTTTATCTACCACCATTCTGATTGCGGCCTACATGAAACGCAAAAAAGTGCCGATGTATATCATCGGTATATTCTTACTCATCTATGTGATGATTGAGTTGACGTTCTTAGTAGGTAATATGTCTAAATTCTTACATGGCGGATGGGTAACAGTGATGATCGGTTCAGCCTTATTTACCGTGATGTGGAGCTGGTATATATCCAGAAAAATCAAGAATAGATTTGTTAAATATGTTGAAATTGAAGATTATTATGAGATTATAAGTGAACTGAGTGAGGACATTTCTGTGCCGAAATATTCTTCGCAATTGGTGTACTTAACGAGTGCTAATTTCAAAACGGAGATAGAGTCGAAAATTATTTATTCAATTATTCAGAAAGAGCCTAAACGAGCTGATGTTTACTGGTTGGTGCACGTTGATGTGGTTGATGAGCCATTTACCAGAGAATATAAGGTAGAGTTTTTGATTCCAAATAAATTGATCAGAATAGACTTTAAACTAGGTTTCAGGGTAGAGCAACGGGTAAATTTACTATATAGGAGGGTAATTGAAGAACTGGTTAAGAATGGTGAAGTTGATATCACCAGTCAATATACATCCTTAAACAAGCACAAAATAGCAGGAGACTTTAGGTTTGTGCTATTAGAGAAACATTTATCCAAGTTTTCTAAGTTGAGCCTTTATGAACGTACCATTATGGATTATTATTTCATTCTTAAACGTTTGAGTCTTTCTGAAGAACGTAGTTTTGGATTAGATTCCAGCTATGTGGATGTGGAAAAAGTTCCATTGATATTTGTTACACCCGATGATATCGAATTAACCAGGTTGCCGGTATAA
- a CDS encoding DUF5009 domain-containing protein has protein sequence MQRILSIDIMRGLTLFLMLFVNDLYEEGVPKWLLHTEENVDGMGLADWVFPGFLFMVGMSIPYAIISRGKKGESNSYIFWHLIIRTISLLVIGVLMLNSGRLNAELTGMDNNLWAILLYVSIFLIWNNYPENRRRKYWFVGLRVLGFIGLVMLIATFKAGKTEHPSWLKVEWWGILGLIGWGYFVAALGCLFLRSKLLPIAALWIFFIGLNILSQLGMLGWLGFLNPVFGVIIDGNVPSIVLAGLTVGLLLGQKNMSLKRIALTIAFLGLICLGLGFFLRTWFILSKINGTPSWGMVCNGISMLIYAFLFFLVDIKGKSGWGWMFGAAGKNSLTTYLAPDVIYFISWGMGLHIFIYKQDTNQLLAVVGSLVWALAMIGFSILLSKINIRLKL, from the coding sequence ATGCAAAGAATTTTATCGATTGACATTATGAGAGGGCTGACCCTTTTTCTCATGCTTTTTGTAAATGATCTGTATGAAGAGGGAGTTCCTAAATGGCTGTTGCATACCGAAGAAAATGTAGATGGAATGGGCTTAGCCGATTGGGTTTTTCCTGGTTTCTTGTTCATGGTTGGGATGTCCATTCCATATGCAATTATATCGCGTGGAAAGAAAGGGGAGTCAAACTCATACATTTTCTGGCACCTCATCATCAGAACAATAAGCCTGTTGGTTATAGGAGTATTAATGCTCAATTCCGGACGTCTGAATGCTGAGCTGACAGGTATGGATAATAACCTTTGGGCAATACTACTTTATGTTTCTATTTTTCTAATCTGGAATAATTATCCGGAAAACAGGAGACGTAAATATTGGTTTGTTGGATTAAGGGTACTAGGTTTTATTGGCTTGGTTATGCTTATTGCTACATTTAAAGCGGGGAAAACTGAACATCCCTCTTGGTTGAAAGTTGAATGGTGGGGTATTTTGGGCCTGATTGGCTGGGGGTATTTTGTAGCAGCGTTAGGCTGTTTGTTTTTAAGATCAAAGCTGTTACCAATTGCAGCTTTATGGATATTTTTCATTGGATTGAATATTCTCTCGCAGCTTGGAATGCTGGGGTGGCTGGGCTTTTTAAATCCGGTATTCGGGGTAATTATAGATGGAAATGTACCTTCAATTGTTTTAGCAGGTTTAACAGTGGGACTGTTACTGGGACAGAAGAATATGAGTTTAAAAAGAATAGCTTTAACCATCGCCTTTTTAGGATTAATTTGTCTTGGACTTGGTTTTTTTCTACGGACTTGGTTTATCCTTTCTAAAATAAATGGTACACCGAGCTGGGGAATGGTTTGCAATGGCATCAGCATGCTGATTTATGCATTTTTATTTTTCCTGGTGGATATAAAAGGTAAAAGTGGCTGGGGCTGGATGTTTGGTGCTGCCGGTAAAAATTCTTTAACAACTTATCTCGCACCGGATGTAATTTATTTTATAAGTTGGGGTATGGGACTGCATATTTTTATCTATAAACAAGACACAAATCAACTTTTAGCGGTTGTAGGTTCGCTGGTCTGGGCATTGGCGATGATTGGATTTTCTATTTTACTTTCAAAAATTAATATTCGTTTAAAACTATAA
- a CDS encoding glycoside hydrolase family 18 protein — translation MIKLTQSLLLIWLTGVTCFAQGQQKVKQQTTVSKKVTVAYVTSWTSVMPDPAYITHINYAFGHVDKDFNGIRIDNENRLRSLIDLKTKYPQLKVLISIGGWGSGRFSEMAAFEDNRNKFAEDCLRIINEYKLDGIDIDWEYPTSAAAKISSSPEDTQNYNLMMKAIRSKIGTTKLLTLASVADAKYIDFKTIEPLVDFVNIMTYDMGNPPNHNAGLYRSKYTGWISVDEGMTAHLNAGMPLNKLVLGIPFYGHGKNGVANFIDYKDVVKLNGFKNQWDDDAKVPFLENDKGEFVCSYENPESIAIKCNYILTHGMLGAMYWEYAGDTEEGVLIKAVYLGVNKSL, via the coding sequence ATGATAAAATTGACTCAATCTTTATTGTTGATCTGGCTTACAGGGGTCACTTGTTTTGCTCAGGGACAGCAGAAGGTAAAACAACAAACAACAGTTTCTAAAAAGGTAACTGTAGCTTATGTTACTTCCTGGACCAGTGTAATGCCTGATCCTGCATATATAACACATATAAATTATGCCTTTGGTCATGTAGATAAGGATTTTAATGGAATTCGTATAGACAATGAAAATCGGCTTAGAAGCCTGATCGACCTGAAGACAAAATATCCTCAGTTAAAAGTTTTAATTTCTATTGGAGGTTGGGGTAGCGGAAGATTTAGTGAAATGGCTGCGTTTGAAGATAATAGGAATAAGTTTGCTGAAGATTGTCTTAGGATAATAAATGAGTATAAGCTCGATGGAATTGATATTGATTGGGAATATCCTACCAGTGCAGCGGCTAAAATATCATCTTCTCCTGAGGACACACAAAATTATAACTTAATGATGAAGGCCATCAGAAGCAAAATTGGCACAACTAAATTGCTAACGCTGGCATCCGTTGCTGATGCAAAGTATATCGATTTTAAAACTATCGAGCCCCTGGTTGATTTTGTGAATATCATGACCTATGATATGGGTAATCCTCCAAATCACAATGCCGGTTTATACCGTTCGAAATATACCGGCTGGATCAGTGTGGATGAAGGCATGACAGCACATTTAAATGCCGGAATGCCTTTAAACAAATTAGTTTTAGGTATTCCTTTTTATGGGCATGGGAAAAATGGTGTCGCTAATTTTATTGATTATAAGGATGTGGTAAAGTTAAATGGTTTTAAAAATCAATGGGATGATGATGCCAAAGTACCTTTCCTAGAAAATGATAAAGGCGAATTTGTTTGCTCCTACGAAAATCCCGAATCTATAGCAATTAAATGCAATTATATTCTAACTCACGGAATGCTTGGTGCAATGTATTGGGAGTATGCCGGAGATACTGAAGAAGGGGTGTTAATAAAAGCCGTTTATTTAGGCGTTAATAAATCTTTGTAA
- a CDS encoding glycoside hydrolase family 88 protein yields MKTRLILGVYMALGTCTVKAQKVNVPKAFVDAAKQTEVLLREIKEDTAALRKKQVSPRTVENGKLVMVKSSDWTSGFFAGELWYFYEYTKDPKWMELARVYTEKIKKEQFNTGTHDLGFMVYCSFGNGYRLTGDTAYRSVIIQAARSLSKRFNPVAGVIKSWDHQKAKWKYPVIIDNMMNLELLFEATKLTGDSTFYKIAVSHADQTLRNHFRPDYSSWHVLDYDTLTGKVTQKLTAQGYSNESAWARGQAWALYGFTMCYRETHNETYLNQAKAIAKFILNNKSTPVDGIPYWDYNDPKIPNVSRDASAASITAAALYELDNYVPNGGYKKSADHLLYNLNKFYTNKVGSNKGFILEHSTGHRPANSEVDVPINYADYYYLEALLRLKNK; encoded by the coding sequence ATGAAAACAAGATTGATATTGGGCGTATACATGGCTTTGGGAACTTGTACGGTAAAAGCCCAAAAAGTAAATGTCCCAAAAGCTTTTGTCGATGCAGCAAAGCAAACTGAAGTTTTACTAAGGGAAATAAAAGAAGATACCGCTGCTTTAAGAAAAAAACAGGTTTCGCCCAGAACAGTTGAAAATGGTAAACTGGTAATGGTGAAGTCGAGCGATTGGACCAGCGGATTTTTCGCCGGCGAGCTTTGGTATTTTTATGAGTATACTAAGGATCCTAAATGGATGGAGCTGGCAAGAGTATATACTGAAAAGATTAAAAAGGAACAGTTTAATACTGGTACACACGATCTGGGGTTTATGGTGTATTGTAGTTTTGGTAATGGCTATCGATTAACAGGCGATACGGCCTACCGTTCGGTTATCATTCAAGCCGCAAGGTCGCTGAGTAAAAGATTTAACCCCGTAGCCGGAGTAATCAAATCATGGGACCATCAAAAGGCTAAGTGGAAATATCCTGTAATTATTGATAACATGATGAATCTTGAGTTGCTGTTTGAAGCGACCAAGCTAACTGGTGATTCTACTTTCTATAAAATTGCTGTCAGTCACGCGGATCAAACGCTTCGCAATCATTTTAGACCCGATTACAGTTCCTGGCATGTGTTGGATTATGATACCTTAACAGGTAAAGTCACCCAAAAGTTAACTGCTCAGGGCTATAGTAATGAGTCAGCATGGGCAAGGGGACAAGCCTGGGCTTTGTATGGCTTTACCATGTGTTACCGCGAAACGCATAACGAAACTTACCTGAACCAGGCAAAAGCCATTGCAAAATTTATACTAAATAACAAATCTACACCAGTTGATGGAATTCCTTATTGGGATTATAATGATCCAAAAATTCCCAATGTATCAAGGGATGCCTCTGCTGCCTCGATTACAGCTGCAGCACTTTACGAGCTGGATAATTATGTGCCAAATGGCGGGTATAAAAAATCAGCTGATCACCTGCTGTACAATTTAAACAAATTTTATACGAACAAAGTCGGCAGTAATAAAGGTTTTATCCTGGAGCATAGCACAGGCCACAGACCTGCAAACTCTGAAGTTGATGTGCCAATTAACTATGCGGATTATTATTATCTGGAGGCTTTACTAAGATTAAAAAATAAATAA